The following are encoded together in the Coffea arabica cultivar ET-39 chromosome 1c, Coffea Arabica ET-39 HiFi, whole genome shotgun sequence genome:
- the LOC113714268 gene encoding photosystem I reaction center subunit IV, chloroplastic translates to MIFCSTHCQSNHCYYSLELKEFGIFGGRERSTGMASCSMASAASAFGLTPNAVSSNTSTAHKSTFLFLLPSKNNATSCTRLVVRASEETAPAAAATAPAEPAAPPPQAPKPPPIGPKRGTKVRILRKESYWYKGVGSVVAVDQDPKTRYPVVVRFNKVNYANVSTNNYALDEIQEIA, encoded by the exons ATGATCTTTTGCTCCACCCATTGTCAGAGCAACCATTGCTACTACAGTCTAGAGCTAAAAGAATTTGGTATCTTTGGTGGTCGAGAGAGGTCTACAGGGATGGCGAGCTGCAGCATGGCATCTGCTGCATCAGCTTTTGGTTTAACGCCAAATGCAGTCAGCTCCAACACGAGCACAGCCCACAAGAGCACTTTTCTCTTCTTGCTTCCTTCCAAGAACAACGCCACCAGCTGTACAAGGCTTGTTGTACGCGCCTCCGAAGAGACAGCACCAGCCGCAGCTGCTACTGCACCGGCTGAACCTGCAGCTCCCCCACCTCAGGCTCCCAAGCCACCTCCAATCGGACCCAAAAGAGGAACTAAG GTAAGAATCCTAAGGAAGGAGTCATACTGGTACAAGGGCGTGGGATCGGTTGTAGCTGTTGATCAG GACCCCAAGACTCGCTATCCAGTTGTTGTGAGGTTTAACAAAGTGAATTATGCTAATGTATCTACCAACAACTATGCATTGGATGAAATCCAAGAAATTGCATAA
- the LOC140037495 gene encoding protein LOW PSII ACCUMULATION 1, chloroplastic-like isoform X2 — MAAAAQPSYSLIGCPSLNLDKKCLGFSRHLNNCRKFAFFFSNVDQRLLCKVQPRRLGPSLITCFASNKPEISSTAKIRSEVLSPFRSVRMFFYLAFVASGALGGLIATTQLIAALSNPSRATEVPDILKGLGIDIGAVSVFALLYYRENTAKNAQLAKLSREESLSNLRIRVDEKRILPVSAFRGIARLVILAGPASFIADSFKSSEPFTDRLVERGVLVVPFATDGNSPSFEFEDSEELKEIIAKRKRLWQLAPVYATEWSEWLAEQKKLAGVSPESPVYLSLRMDGRVRGSGVGYPPWNAFVAQLPPVKGMWSGLLDGMDGRVL; from the exons ATGGCCGCAGCGGCGCAACCGTCCTACTCTTTGATTGGGTGTCCCAGTCTCAATCTCGATAAAAAATGCCTCGGATTTTCCCGCCATCTCAACAACTGTCGCAAGTTCGCCTTCTTCTTCAGTAATGTAGACCAAAGATTACTTTGTAAAGTTCAACCCCGGCGTCTTGGACCTTCGCTAATCACTTGCTTTGCCTCCAATAAGCCAGAGATCAG TTCTACAGCCAAAATACGAAGTGAAGTCCTCTCTCCATTTCGGTCTGTTCGGATGTTCTTTTATCTTGCCTTTGTTGCAAGTGGTGCTCTTGGAGGACTGATAGCCACCACTCAATTAATAGCTGCTCTTTCTAATCCATCAAGAGCAACTGAAGTCCCTGATATTCTTAAAGGTCTTGGCATTGACATTGGAGCTGTATCCGTTTTTGCATTACTTTATTACAGGGAGAACACCGCTAAAAATGCTCAGTTGGCCAAACTCTCAAGAGAGGAAAGCCTCTCAAATCTCAGAATTCGTGTGGATGAGAAGAGAATTCTTCCTGTGAGTGCTTTTAGAGGGATTGCACGTCTTGTAATCCTTGCTGGTCCTGCATCTTTTATTGCAGACTCTTTCAAAAGTAGTGAACCTTTTACTGATCGACTCGTGGAAAGGGGTGTGCTTGTAGTGCCCTTTGCTACAGATGGGAATTCACCGAGTTTTGAATTTGAAGATAGTGAGGAGCTGAAGGAGATTATTGCCAAAAGGAAAAGGCTCTGGCAACTGGCTCCTGTTTATGCCACTGAATGGTCTGA GTGGCTGGCTGAACAAAAGAAATTAGCGGGTGTTTCCCCTGAATCTCCTGT GTATCTATCTCTCCGGATGGATGGCCGGGTCAGGGGAAGTGGAGTTGGTTACCCTCCCTGGAATGCATTTGTTGCACAACTGCCTCCAGTAAAGGGAATGTGGTCAGGCCTTCTTGATGGCATGGATGGAAGAGTACTTTGA
- the LOC140037495 gene encoding protein LOW PSII ACCUMULATION 1, chloroplastic-like isoform X1: MAAAAQPSYSLIGCPSLNLDKKCLGFSRHLNNCRKFAFFFSNVDQRLLCKVQPRRLGPSLITCFASNKPEIRFSFTCEASLQSSFCLLFSSTAKIRSEVLSPFRSVRMFFYLAFVASGALGGLIATTQLIAALSNPSRATEVPDILKGLGIDIGAVSVFALLYYRENTAKNAQLAKLSREESLSNLRIRVDEKRILPVSAFRGIARLVILAGPASFIADSFKSSEPFTDRLVERGVLVVPFATDGNSPSFEFEDSEELKEIIAKRKRLWQLAPVYATEWSEWLAEQKKLAGVSPESPVYLSLRMDGRVRGSGVGYPPWNAFVAQLPPVKGMWSGLLDGMDGRVL, encoded by the exons ATGGCCGCAGCGGCGCAACCGTCCTACTCTTTGATTGGGTGTCCCAGTCTCAATCTCGATAAAAAATGCCTCGGATTTTCCCGCCATCTCAACAACTGTCGCAAGTTCGCCTTCTTCTTCAGTAATGTAGACCAAAGATTACTTTGTAAAGTTCAACCCCGGCGTCTTGGACCTTCGCTAATCACTTGCTTTGCCTCCAATAAGCCAGAGATCAG GTTCTCGTTTACATGTGAAGCCTCCTTGCAATCATCATTTTGTTTGTTATTCAGTTCTACAGCCAAAATACGAAGTGAAGTCCTCTCTCCATTTCGGTCTGTTCGGATGTTCTTTTATCTTGCCTTTGTTGCAAGTGGTGCTCTTGGAGGACTGATAGCCACCACTCAATTAATAGCTGCTCTTTCTAATCCATCAAGAGCAACTGAAGTCCCTGATATTCTTAAAGGTCTTGGCATTGACATTGGAGCTGTATCCGTTTTTGCATTACTTTATTACAGGGAGAACACCGCTAAAAATGCTCAGTTGGCCAAACTCTCAAGAGAGGAAAGCCTCTCAAATCTCAGAATTCGTGTGGATGAGAAGAGAATTCTTCCTGTGAGTGCTTTTAGAGGGATTGCACGTCTTGTAATCCTTGCTGGTCCTGCATCTTTTATTGCAGACTCTTTCAAAAGTAGTGAACCTTTTACTGATCGACTCGTGGAAAGGGGTGTGCTTGTAGTGCCCTTTGCTACAGATGGGAATTCACCGAGTTTTGAATTTGAAGATAGTGAGGAGCTGAAGGAGATTATTGCCAAAAGGAAAAGGCTCTGGCAACTGGCTCCTGTTTATGCCACTGAATGGTCTGA GTGGCTGGCTGAACAAAAGAAATTAGCGGGTGTTTCCCCTGAATCTCCTGT GTATCTATCTCTCCGGATGGATGGCCGGGTCAGGGGAAGTGGAGTTGGTTACCCTCCCTGGAATGCATTTGTTGCACAACTGCCTCCAGTAAAGGGAATGTGGTCAGGCCTTCTTGATGGCATGGATGGAAGAGTACTTTGA
- the LOC113714278 gene encoding monothiol glutaredoxin-S10, protein MAGASHLITTPPRGGFSFLTFSSQPHNLPHFHIPNSCAFFNTSSVTPLSSKSRIDFYGPRKVGKTTKVRAMAASFGSRLEETVKTTITENPVVVYSKTWCSYSSEVKTLLKKLGCEPLVIELDQLGPQGPQLQKVLERLTGQHTVPNLFIGGKHIGGCTDTVKLHRRGELESLLSEASAKKTEI, encoded by the exons ATGGCTGGCGCGTCTCATCTGATTACTACTCCTCCTCGAGGAGGCTTCAGCTTTCTCACTTTTTCTTCTCAACCTCACAATCTCCCGCATTTTCACATCCCCAATTCTTGCGCTTTCTTCAACACCAGCTCTGTGACGCCGCTCAGCAGCAAATCAAGAATCGACTTTTATGGCCCCAGAAAAGTTGGGAAGACCACTAAGGTTCGAGCCATGGCGGCTTCTTTCGGGTCCCGATTAGAGGAGACTGTGAAAACGACTATCACCGAAAACCCAGTTGTGGTTTACTCCAAAACCTGGTGCTC GTATTCTTCTGAGGTGAAGACTTTGTTGAAGAAGCTTGGTTGCGAACCACTTGTTATTGAACTGGACCAATTGG GACCTCAAGGACCACAACTGCAGAAGGTGCTAGAAAGGCTTACTGGACAACATACTGTTCCTAATTTATTCATTG gCGGCAAACATATTGGTGGTTGCACAG ATACTGTTAAGCTACACCGGAGAGGAGAACTTGAATCCTTGTTATCAGAAGCTAGCGCCAAGAAGACAGAAATCTAG
- the LOC140037494 gene encoding probable indole-3-pyruvate monooxygenase YUCCA8 gives MFNFMDPDFLARRCVWVNGPVIVGAGPSGLAVGACLKEQGIPFVILEKTDCIASLWQKRTYDRLKLHLPKQFCQLPKFPFPDHYPEYPNKKQFIDYLESYATHFDINPQFNECVQSAKYDEACRLWRVKTVSTNGSTRSDVEYFCQWLVVATGENAERMVPDIDGLKEFGGEVLHACDYKSGEKFRGKKVLVVGCGNSGMEVSLDLCNHEAQPSMVVRSSVHVLPREICGRPTFELAMFMLKWLPLWLVDKLLLVLAWFILGNIEKYGLKRPSLGPLQLKNTKGKTPVLDIGALEKIRSGEINVVPGIRRFACGMVELVDGEMLNIDAVVLATGYSSNVPYWLQEAEFFSRDGFPKSPFPNGWKGKDGLYAVGFTRRGLSGASADATKIAQDIGKVWKEDLKQKKQKVPTHRRCISQF, from the exons ATGTTTAACTTCATGGACCCTGATTTCCTTGCTCGTAGATGTGTTTGGGTAAATGGTCCTGTGATAGTTGGAGCAGGGCCATCTGGGCTGGCAGTTGGAGCTTGCCTGAAGGAACAAGGAATTCCCTTTGTCATCCTGGAAAAAACTGATTGCATTGCATCTTTGTGGCAGAAACGCACTTATGATCGCCTAAAGCTTCATCTTCCTAAGCAATTCTGCCAACTTCCTAAGTTCCCCTTCCCTGATCATTACCCTGAGTACCccaacaagaaacagttcattGACTACCTAGAATCATATGCCACCCACTTTGATATCAACCCTCAATTCAATGAGTGTGTGCAATCAGCTAAGTACGATGAGGCCTGCCGTTTGTGGAGAGTCAAGACAGTTTCTACCAATGGTTCCACCCGCTCTGACGTCGAGTACTTCTGCCAGTGGCTTGTGGTAGCAACCGGGGAAAACGCAGAGCGCATGGTGCCTGACATTGATGGTCTGAAAGAATTTGGAGGCGAGGTCTTGCATGCCTGTGATTACAAGTCTGGCGAAAAATTCCGTGGCAAGAAAGTTCTTGTTGTTGGATGTGGCAATTCGGGAATGGAAGTTTCTCTCGATCTTTGCAACCATGAAGCTCAACCTTCAATGGTTGTTCGCAGCTCG GTTCATGTCTTGCCTAGAGAAATATGCGGCAGACCAACATTTGAACTAGCCATGTTTATGCTGAAATGGCTACCACTTTGGCTGGTTGATAAACTCCTGCTGGTTCTGGCATGGTTCATTCTCGGAAACATAGAGAAATACGGGCTAAAACGACCATCACTTGGTCCCCTGCAGCTCAAAAACACTAAAGGAAAAACACCTGTCCTGGACATTGGTGCATTGGAAAAGATTAGATCAGGGGAAATCAACGTAGTCCCTGGAATCAGGAGGTTCGCATGCGGCATGGTTGAACTTGTTGATGGTGAAATGCTGAATATTGATGCTGTTGTTTTGGCTACAGGATACAGCAGCAATGTCCCCTACTGGCTACAG GAGGCTGAATTCTTCTCTAGGGATGGATTTCCAAAATCACCATTCCCAAATGGCTGGAAAGGGAAGGATGGGTTATATGCAGTTGGGTTCACAAGGAGAGGGCTTTCTGGAGCATCTGCGGATGCTACGAAAATAGCACAAGATATTGGCAAAGTCTGGAAAGAGGACTTGAAGCAGAAAAAGCAAAAAGTTCCTACTCACAGACGTTGCATTTCACAGTTTTGA